One Priestia megaterium NBRC 15308 = ATCC 14581 genomic window carries:
- a CDS encoding plasmid mobilization protein produces MSETKGERRNEPKQVKFRVTEEEFERLSLMADNVGMTVPAFVKAKAQGTRVRQPKINREGALAIAKELRAVGTNVNQIAKWCNARDIEQLNEQEFERLIYNLDEIKKGLAEAWQQLS; encoded by the coding sequence ATGAGTGAGACGAAAGGCGAGCGTAGGAACGAGCCTAAACAGGTGAAGTTCCGTGTCACTGAGGAGGAATTCGAACGGCTATCGTTGATGGCGGATAACGTAGGAATGACGGTGCCTGCCTTTGTGAAAGCAAAGGCACAGGGTACCCGCGTACGACAGCCGAAGATCAATCGTGAGGGTGCTCTAGCAATTGCGAAGGAATTGCGTGCCGTGGGTACCAATGTGAACCAGATTGCGAAATGGTGCAATGCACGAGACATTGAGCAATTGAATGAACAGGAGTTTGAGAGATTGATATACAATCTCGATGAAATTAAAAAGGGATTAGCTGAAGCATGGCAACAATTAAGCTGA